A single window of Hyla sarda isolate aHylSar1 chromosome 2, aHylSar1.hap1, whole genome shotgun sequence DNA harbors:
- the LOC130355606 gene encoding lysozyme g-like — protein MAAKYGNLAEIPTTGASVTTGRQDGQNYSGIIGSEKLAATDLERMSKYNQKIQSVSRKTGIDGAIIAAIISRESRAGNALDASKHGDYGQAFGLMQIDKRWHTPCGAWDSEEHILQATEILCYMFNEIKLKFPGWTASQQMKGAIAAYNMGPGSVTNFHDIDSRTTGGDYSNDVIARAKFYRRHGF, from the exons ATGGCTG CAAAATATGGTAATCTTGCGGAAATTCCCACAACCGGAGCCTCAGTTACAACTGGTAGACAAGATGGGCAGAATTATTCTG gTATCATTGGTTCAGAGAAGCTGGCAGCAACAGATCTGGAAAGAATGAGCAAATACAATCAGAAGATACAGTCAGTGTCTAGGAAAACAGGCATAGATGGAGCTATTATCGCTGCAATTATATCACGTGAGTCACGTGCTGGAAACGCTCTAGATGCAAGTAAACATGGTGACTATGGACAGGCCTTTGGCCTCATGCAG ATTGATAAAAGGTGGCATACACCTTGTGGAGCTTGGGATAGTGAAGAACACATTTTACAGGCTACAGAGATTCTGTGTTACATGTTTAATGAAATAAAACTAAAGTTTCCAGGATGGACAGCAAGTCAACAGATGAAAG GTGCTATTGCAGCCTATAATATGGGTCCAGGAAGTGTCACCAATTTTCATGATATTGATAGCCGCACAACAGGCGGGGACTACTCCAATGATGTTATTGCTAGAGCAAAGTTTTATAGGAGACATGGATTCTAA